GCGCGGACTCGACCACGTGGGCCGGAACCACGGTGGGAACCACGGTTTTCGGTGGTGAGACCTACTACGCTCGGGCCCATCAGCCCCCTGCGGACAAGGACTGCGGTGCGTGAACCGATCGTGTGGCTGGTGTACGAACGCACCAGCCCTCCTGGAATCGATGCGGGCGTTGAACCGTTGATCGCGGTGTGCGCCACCGAGGCAGAGGCCGAAAACCTCGGACGGGCCAGTTCTGCCCGCGGCCGGTATGCGTCCTGGGAGAAACATCCGCTTCAGAGCGCTGCCGACCGGGTCGATCCCCTCGTCGACGGCGAGATGGTGCACGTGGTGCTGCTCGGCGATGTGGACGCCGACCCTCGTGATCCGATCGCCATCGCCGTCCACACCGACCGCCACGCCGCGGAACAGCGCACAGCCGAGGAGCTGCACCACACCGGAGACTCCGACCACCACACGATTTCGCTGCCTATCGGATGGCGAGCCGACACCTGACAGGCAGCAGCCACAGGATGAGGCTCGGTGCTCCGATGGAGCAATCCCGCACTACGAGCGAATATTCGATTTGCGTGGCCACTACGGGTTGAATTCGTTTACGACTGTGGGGCTGACTGTTCTACACCTGGGCATTGGGGATGCGGGGTGGGCTGACTCCGAAGCAGGGAGCGGTTCCTGGTCACGGGTGTTCTCGGTGGTGGTCAGAGATGCTCCACCGCCGCAGCCATTCACTGCCTTCCAGTCTCGCTGCCTCAGCAACACTCGTCAGCGAATTCGGCGGCCAGAATGTGCTGACACCTCTCCAACCTCCCCAGAGGACTGCGGCCGGTACGATCGAGGCCACCAGTATTGCGTGCCCGGCGGCACGGCCACACCGAAGGATCGCCGCTGACCCAAAATCAGAATGTACGGATGATACCGGGAACTGAGACGAGCATCAACGCGAAGCGCTTCCGCGTTGCTTGTCGGTTGACGATGGCGCCGCAGTCTCGTTGCCGCAGTTCGCACCGCACGGGCAAACTCGTCGATATGTTGACCTTGCGGGCGCTGACAGCCGACGACTGGCCCAGGTGGCGGGAGGTTCGTCTTGCTGCGCTGGCTGATGCGCCGTACGCGTTCAAATCGCGGTTTTCGGACTGGCAGGACGAGGGCGAAGCGCGATGGCGTGCGCGTTTCGAGATACCCGACTCGTACAACGTTGTCGCGTTGATGAGCAATCGCCCCGTGGGCTTGGCCAGCGGGTTTCCTCGTGATGATGGAGATGGCGAGCTGAGATCTGCATGGGTCGGTCCAGAGGCTCGGGGTCACGGAGTCGGGGATCGACTCGTAGTGGCAGTGCAAGAGTGGGCTGTACGGTCAGCTCGTGCGGCGCTGAAGCTCGCCGTAATTTCCGGAAACGGTCCGGCTGTCGCGCTCTATCAGCATCACGGCTTCATCAGCACCGAAGAGCTTGGAAGCCTGCTGCCCGATGGCGTTACCAGGGAGCAGGTGATGGTGAAGGCACTCGATTGAGCAGATCTGTCGGATCAGATGACGGAAAGCCGACCCCTTCTGATCGTGATCTGCTCATCCCACTGCCACCCGTGAACGAGGCCTTCCTCGGTAGCGGGTAGCGGCAAAGTGTCCTTCCGGGAGGACGCTTCAGCTTCGGCTCGCTGTCAGGAGCGGCGCTGTTGACGTGTCTCGCTCACGGGCCTTGGTGCTCCTGCCTCCGGTGAGGACACCGGAACGTGGTCATGTTCGGGAATTCGGGGCGCCGGAAGAACATTTCGCCGTGGCCGAGCTTGATGTGACACCACCTGAGCGGAGCAACGGCCCCCATGGGGTTATGTCTGATAATGGCGGTATCACCGGACAAACAGGGTACGTACCCCTAGAAAAATCACCGTCCTCGTTGCTCTTCTCCTACGGAAGGTAAGAGCTCACGACCCACCGACGAAATCTGCTGAGCTGCGAAGGTCGTCACTGGTCGGGACGGGGTTTTCCGTACTAGGGGAGATCGTTTCCCGTCACACTGGGGCCACACCGGGCTCCAGTAGAGGTTTCGCGCTGCTCGGCACCGCGGAAACCACTGTTCGAAAACCGCTGCCCGGTGGCGGGCGAAGTACTCCTGCAACGTCTCGCGCGCGAGCTCGGGCTCCCGCGCTCCGCACGGCGGCTTCTGCCGGAGCGGGTTCGGGCGGGATCGTGCCTCGGTCGGTTCCGCTGCCACGAGCCCGGCGGGCCGGGTGCGTCGATCACGTCATTCGGCGTCGCCGCTGGTTCGGCGGGCGTAAGCGCGAGCGGCACGAGCTTTGCGGACAGCCTGCACGACCGTCTCGAAGGCGACTTTCTGCTCATCCAGCAG
This genomic stretch from Actinopolyspora halophila DSM 43834 harbors:
- a CDS encoding GNAT family N-acetyltransferase, which produces MLTLRALTADDWPRWREVRLAALADAPYAFKSRFSDWQDEGEARWRARFEIPDSYNVVALMSNRPVGLASGFPRDDGDGELRSAWVGPEARGHGVGDRLVVAVQEWAVRSARAALKLAVISGNGPAVALYQHHGFISTEELGSLLPDGVTREQVMVKALD